A region of Piscinibacter gummiphilus DNA encodes the following proteins:
- a CDS encoding glutamate-5-semialdehyde dehydrogenase — protein MTSTDLQATIAHMGAAARAAATKMAAASTASKNEALRALARLLRGDSAPLAEANARDIAAAEAAGLAAPLVDRLRLTPKVLATVAEGCDQIAAMPDPVGEITNLRRRPTGISVGQMRVPLGVFGMIYESRPNVTIEAASLAIKSGNACILRGGSEAIHSNLALWKLVQAALDEAGLPRDGVQLVQTTDRAAVGFLIQSPESVDVIIPRGGKSLIERISREAKVPVIKHLDGNCHTFVDATADLDLAVRVTDNAKTQKYSPCNATESLLVHEAVAAAFLPRIGAVFAAKGVEMRGDAASVALLSKVPGANVVAATEQDWSEEYLAAIISVKVVSGIDEAIAHVNRYGSHHTDAILTEHHSNAMRFLREVDSASVMVNASTRFADGFEYGLGAEIGISTDKFHARGPVGLEGLTSMKWVVLGQGEVRQ, from the coding sequence ATGACCTCCACCGATCTCCAGGCCACCATCGCCCACATGGGTGCGGCGGCCCGCGCCGCCGCCACGAAGATGGCCGCCGCCTCCACGGCCTCGAAGAACGAGGCGCTGCGGGCACTCGCCCGCCTGCTGCGCGGCGATTCCGCCCCGCTCGCCGAGGCCAACGCCCGTGACATCGCCGCCGCCGAGGCCGCCGGCCTGGCCGCGCCGCTGGTGGACCGGCTGCGCCTCACGCCGAAGGTGCTGGCCACCGTCGCCGAGGGCTGCGACCAGATCGCCGCCATGCCCGACCCGGTGGGCGAGATCACGAACCTGCGCCGCCGCCCCACGGGCATCAGCGTGGGCCAGATGCGCGTGCCGCTCGGCGTGTTCGGCATGATCTACGAGAGCCGCCCGAACGTCACCATCGAGGCCGCGTCGCTCGCCATCAAGAGCGGCAACGCCTGCATCCTGCGCGGCGGCTCGGAGGCCATCCATTCGAACCTCGCGCTGTGGAAACTCGTGCAGGCCGCGCTCGACGAGGCGGGCCTGCCGCGCGACGGCGTGCAGCTGGTGCAGACCACCGACCGCGCCGCGGTGGGTTTCCTGATCCAGTCGCCCGAGTCGGTCGACGTGATCATCCCGCGCGGCGGCAAGAGCCTGATCGAACGCATCAGCCGCGAGGCCAAGGTGCCGGTCATCAAGCACCTCGACGGCAACTGCCACACCTTCGTCGACGCCACGGCCGACCTCGACCTCGCGGTCAGGGTCACCGACAACGCGAAGACGCAGAAGTACAGCCCCTGCAACGCCACCGAGTCGCTGCTCGTGCACGAGGCCGTCGCGGCCGCGTTCCTGCCGCGCATCGGGGCCGTGTTCGCGGCCAAGGGCGTGGAGATGCGCGGTGACGCCGCGTCCGTCGCGCTGCTGTCGAAGGTGCCGGGCGCGAACGTCGTGGCCGCCACCGAGCAGGACTGGTCCGAGGAGTACCTTGCCGCCATCATCAGCGTGAAGGTGGTGTCGGGCATCGACGAGGCCATCGCCCACGTCAACCGCTACGGCTCGCACCACACCGACGCCATCCTCACCGAACACCACTCGAACGCGATGCGCTTCCTGCGCGAGGTGGACTCGGCGAGCGTGATGGTCAACGCCAGCACCCGGTTCGCCGACGGCTTCGAGTACGGCCTGGGCGCCGAGATCGGCATCAGCACCGACAAGTTCCACGCCCGCGGCCCGGTGGGCCTCGAAGGCCTCACGTCGATGAAGTGGGTGGTGCTGGGCCAGGGCGAAGTGCGGCAATGA
- a CDS encoding ATP-binding protein yields the protein MSKASRWAWIISLVAVIGTGLVLVFLLSIATNSRGLYEQHYVWLFWVNVVVAGLLTLVILIAGVRLLLRVRRGKFGSRLLMRLALVFAMVGVLPGLLIYTVSYQFVARSIESWFDLKVEGALEAGLSLGRGTLDTQVNDLATKTRLAAERLTDTSQTVQPIALERLREQLSAQEVTLLGSSGQVLATTGRTARFAPERPTTAQLRAARTSRVVGQLEGLDEDNPSTTSEARIRALAYMPNSSFSLNAQDRFLMVTQLLPSQVVANALSVQAAYREYQARALARNGLRRMYIGTLTLTLILAVFGALLLAVTLGNQLARPLLVLADGVRQVSRGDLTPKQVLAASDELSGLTRSFADMTGQLSDARSLVQRSLSQLESARTNLQTILDNLTAGVIVFDREGRIDTVNPGATRILRLPLSAYRGRPLGEVPGLEDFAAAVQQRFDLHRTSPEAGERDHWQDAFDLQTPTVHGMERDKVTLLVRGAAMPHAGRLMVFDDITEVVSAQRAEAWSEVARRLAHEIKNPLTPIQLSAERLQHKLESKLEGTDQAMLVRSVGTIVNQVQAMKTLVNEFRDYARLPSARLQSLDLNALASEVLGLYATAQESGRLKAELMPGLPLIVGDTTQLRQVIHNLVQNALDAVNDRADGHVRLRTEVARNEQGEVRAVRLQVLDNGAGFPEKVLKRAFEPYVTTKSKGTGLGLAVVKKIVDEHGARIRLANLPGEAEAGQGIAGAQVSISFSKLAPADSPPAVLATA from the coding sequence ATGAGCAAGGCATCCCGGTGGGCGTGGATCATCTCGCTGGTCGCCGTGATCGGGACCGGCCTCGTGCTGGTGTTCCTGCTGTCGATCGCCACGAACAGCCGCGGCCTCTACGAGCAGCACTACGTCTGGCTGTTCTGGGTGAACGTGGTCGTGGCGGGCCTGCTCACCCTCGTGATCCTGATCGCCGGCGTGCGCCTGCTGCTGCGCGTGCGGCGCGGCAAGTTCGGCAGCCGGCTGCTGATGCGGCTCGCGCTCGTGTTCGCGATGGTGGGTGTGCTGCCGGGGCTGCTGATCTACACGGTGTCGTACCAGTTCGTGGCGCGCAGCATCGAGTCCTGGTTCGACCTGAAGGTGGAAGGTGCGCTCGAGGCCGGCCTGAGCCTCGGCCGCGGCACGCTCGACACGCAGGTCAACGACCTGGCCACCAAGACCCGCCTCGCCGCCGAGCGGCTCACCGACACGTCGCAGACGGTTCAGCCCATCGCGCTGGAGCGGCTGCGCGAGCAGCTGTCGGCGCAGGAGGTGACGCTGCTCGGGTCCAGCGGCCAGGTGCTGGCCACCACGGGCCGCACCGCCCGTTTCGCGCCCGAGCGGCCCACGACCGCGCAGCTGCGCGCGGCCCGCACCTCGCGCGTGGTGGGCCAGCTCGAGGGGCTCGACGAGGACAACCCGTCGACCACGTCGGAGGCCCGCATCCGCGCGCTGGCCTACATGCCCAACAGCAGCTTCTCGCTGAACGCGCAGGACCGCTTCCTGATGGTGACGCAGCTGCTGCCGAGCCAGGTGGTGGCCAACGCGCTGTCGGTGCAGGCCGCGTACCGCGAGTACCAGGCCCGCGCACTCGCGCGCAACGGGCTGCGGCGCATGTACATCGGCACGCTCACGCTCACGCTGATCCTCGCCGTGTTCGGCGCGCTGCTGCTCGCCGTCACGCTCGGCAACCAGCTCGCGCGGCCGCTGCTCGTGCTGGCCGACGGTGTGCGGCAGGTGTCCCGCGGCGACCTGACGCCGAAGCAGGTGCTGGCTGCCAGCGACGAACTGAGCGGCCTCACGCGCTCGTTCGCGGACATGACGGGGCAGTTGTCGGACGCGCGCTCGCTCGTGCAGCGCAGCCTGTCGCAGCTGGAGTCCGCCCGCACGAACCTGCAGACCATCCTGGACAACCTGACCGCCGGCGTGATCGTGTTCGACCGCGAGGGCCGCATCGACACGGTGAACCCCGGCGCCACGCGCATCCTGCGCCTGCCGCTGTCGGCCTACCGCGGTCGGCCGCTGGGCGAGGTGCCAGGCCTCGAGGACTTCGCCGCGGCGGTCCAGCAGCGCTTCGACCTGCACCGCACGAGCCCGGAGGCCGGAGAACGCGACCACTGGCAGGACGCGTTCGACCTGCAGACCCCCACCGTCCACGGCATGGAGCGCGACAAGGTCACGCTGCTCGTGCGCGGCGCGGCCATGCCGCACGCGGGCCGGCTGATGGTGTTCGACGACATCACCGAGGTGGTCTCCGCGCAGCGCGCCGAGGCCTGGAGCGAGGTGGCGCGCCGCCTCGCCCACGAGATCAAGAACCCGCTCACGCCCATCCAGCTGTCGGCCGAGCGCCTGCAGCACAAGCTGGAGTCGAAGCTCGAGGGCACCGACCAGGCGATGCTCGTGCGGTCCGTGGGCACCATCGTCAACCAGGTGCAGGCGATGAAGACGCTGGTCAACGAGTTCCGCGACTACGCGCGGCTGCCGTCGGCCCGGCTGCAGTCGCTCGACCTGAACGCGCTCGCGAGCGAGGTGCTGGGCCTCTACGCCACCGCGCAGGAGTCGGGCCGGCTGAAGGCCGAGCTGATGCCGGGCCTGCCCCTCATCGTGGGCGACACCACGCAGCTGCGGCAGGTGATCCACAACCTCGTGCAGAACGCGCTCGACGCCGTCAACGACCGGGCCGACGGCCATGTGCGCCTCCGCACCGAGGTCGCGCGCAACGAGCAGGGCGAAGTGCGCGCCGTGCGCCTCCAGGTGCTGGACAATGGCGCCGGTTTCCCGGAGAAGGTGCTCAAACGGGCCTTCGAACCGTACGTCACCACGAAGAGCAAGGGCACGGGCCTCGGGCTCGCGGTGGTGAAGAAGATCGTCGACGAACACGGGGCACGGATCCGGCTCGCGAACCTCCCGGGCGAGGCGGAGGCAGGGCAGGGTATTGCCGGTGCCCAAGTTTCGATATCATTTTCAAAATTGGCGCCGGCAGACAGCCCCCCCGCTGTGCTTGCAACCGCTTGA
- a CDS encoding BLUF domain-containing protein — translation MLVRLMYASRASGAIDQDTLAAILKKSKAHNPTVGVTGALMLCPASGVFLQVLEGGRAAVNTLYNRIVADTRHRDVVLLSYEEIDERRFAVWSMGQVNMQRLNPALLLKYSETATLDPYAVSAKASMALFDELVATASIVGQG, via the coding sequence ATGCTGGTACGTCTGATGTACGCGAGCCGCGCGAGCGGCGCCATCGACCAGGACACGCTCGCCGCGATCCTGAAGAAGTCCAAGGCCCACAACCCGACCGTGGGCGTCACGGGCGCGCTGATGCTGTGCCCGGCGTCGGGGGTCTTCCTGCAGGTGCTGGAGGGCGGGCGCGCGGCGGTGAACACGCTCTACAACCGCATCGTCGCCGACACGCGGCACCGCGACGTGGTGCTGCTCAGCTACGAGGAGATCGACGAACGCCGCTTCGCGGTGTGGTCGATGGGCCAGGTGAACATGCAGCGCCTGAACCCGGCGCTGCTGCTGAAGTACTCGGAGACGGCGACGCTCGACCCGTACGCGGTGTCGGCGAAGGCCTCGATGGCGCTGTTCGACGAGCTGGTGGCCACGGCCTCGATCGTGGGCCAGGGTTAG
- the queC gene encoding 7-cyano-7-deazaguanine synthase QueC, translating into MKPSRRALVLFSGGQDSTACLAWALEHHDHVETIGFDYGQRHSVELQCRTAVRAQIVANFPRWAPRLGDDHLLDLSLLGQISDTALTSERELEMTNSGLPNTFVPGRNLLFFTFAATVAYRRGLNVLVGGMCETDFSGYPDCRDNTLKALQVAISLGMDTKMTVETPLMWLDKAQTWAFSADLGGEALNDLIVEHTHTCYLGDRQQRHEWGYGCGQCPACALRRRGYKGWRESGQPEFADTDRLGLMP; encoded by the coding sequence ATGAAACCCTCGCGCCGGGCGCTCGTGCTCTTCTCGGGCGGACAGGACTCCACGGCCTGCCTCGCGTGGGCGCTCGAACACCACGACCACGTCGAGACCATCGGCTTCGACTACGGCCAGCGGCACTCGGTCGAACTCCAGTGCCGCACCGCGGTGCGCGCGCAGATCGTGGCGAACTTCCCGCGCTGGGCGCCCCGCCTGGGTGACGACCACCTGCTCGACCTGTCCCTGCTGGGCCAGATCTCCGACACCGCGCTCACGTCCGAGCGCGAACTCGAGATGACGAACAGCGGGCTGCCCAACACCTTCGTGCCGGGCCGCAACCTGCTGTTCTTCACGTTCGCAGCCACGGTGGCCTACCGCCGCGGCCTGAACGTGCTCGTGGGCGGCATGTGCGAGACCGACTTCTCCGGCTACCCGGACTGCCGCGACAACACGCTCAAGGCGCTGCAGGTGGCCATCAGCCTCGGCATGGACACGAAGATGACCGTCGAGACGCCGCTGATGTGGCTCGACAAGGCCCAGACCTGGGCCTTCAGCGCCGACCTGGGCGGGGAAGCCCTCAACGACCTGATCGTCGAACACACCCACACCTGCTACCTCGGCGATCGCCAGCAGCGGCACGAATGGGGCTACGGCTGCGGGCAGTGCCCGGCCTGCGCGCTGCGCCGGCGCGGCTACAAGGGCTGGCGCGAGAGCGGCCAGCCCGAGTTCGCCGACACCGACCGCCTGGGCCTGATGCCATGA
- a CDS encoding LemA family protein, whose translation MTSSGIAAAIVAAVLVFWAVGAYNRLMSLRNVMRTAFSQLEAQLRRRHELIPQLADAARADTEIDPDVADAAVAARHQAHAALDLARAHPGVSGPMVSLAMAEQVLEDACRRLQQAIDGRPELKLAPAMAAARDDLLGAEGRLGFARQMFNDAVADYNAAVQQFPTRVLSSLFGFRDAAVLPAPVSGTPRTS comes from the coding sequence ATGACCTCCTCGGGGATCGCGGCGGCCATCGTCGCGGCGGTGCTGGTGTTCTGGGCGGTCGGGGCCTACAACCGGCTGATGTCGCTGCGCAACGTGATGCGCACGGCCTTCTCGCAGCTGGAAGCCCAGCTGCGCCGCCGCCACGAACTGATTCCCCAGCTGGCCGACGCGGCGCGCGCCGACACGGAGATCGACCCGGACGTGGCCGATGCCGCCGTGGCCGCGCGCCACCAGGCCCATGCGGCACTCGACCTCGCGCGGGCGCACCCCGGCGTGTCCGGCCCGATGGTGAGCCTCGCGATGGCCGAGCAGGTGCTCGAGGACGCGTGCCGCCGCCTCCAGCAGGCCATCGACGGCCGACCCGAACTCAAGCTCGCGCCCGCGATGGCAGCCGCGCGCGACGACCTGCTCGGCGCCGAAGGCCGCCTCGGGTTCGCGCGCCAGATGTTCAACGACGCGGTGGCCGACTACAACGCCGCCGTCCAGCAGTTCCCCACCCGGGTGCTGTCGAGCCTCTTCGGTTTCCGGGACGCCGCCGTGCTGCCTGCGCCGGTGAGCGGCACGCCTCGCACGTCCTGA
- a CDS encoding response regulator, with protein MATILVVDDELGIRALLSEILTDEGHSVELAENAAQARACRERVRPDLVLLDIWMPDVDGITLLKEWGATSQLTMPVIMMSGHGTIDTAVEATKVGAIAFLEKPITLQKLLRAVEQALAKPAPRPQPGPASPQPVALRPDGLMTIETTMIPANSLPLAAMPLGPQSEQLFELDRPLREARDAFEKSYFEFHLSKENGSMTRVAEKTGLERTHLYRKLKQLGVDLTRNKRNGTL; from the coding sequence ATGGCCACCATTCTTGTTGTTGATGACGAACTGGGCATCCGCGCCCTGCTTTCGGAGATCCTGACCGACGAGGGTCACAGCGTCGAGTTGGCTGAAAACGCAGCGCAGGCCCGGGCCTGCCGCGAGCGCGTTCGCCCCGACCTCGTGCTGCTCGACATCTGGATGCCCGACGTCGACGGCATCACGCTGCTGAAGGAATGGGGCGCCACGTCCCAGCTCACCATGCCCGTCATCATGATGTCGGGCCACGGCACCATCGACACCGCCGTCGAGGCCACGAAGGTGGGCGCCATCGCCTTCCTGGAAAAGCCCATCACGCTGCAGAAACTGCTGCGGGCCGTCGAACAGGCGCTGGCCAAGCCCGCGCCGCGGCCGCAACCGGGCCCCGCGAGCCCGCAGCCCGTGGCCCTGCGCCCGGACGGCCTCATGACCATCGAGACCACGATGATCCCCGCGAACTCGCTGCCGCTCGCCGCGATGCCGCTCGGCCCGCAGAGCGAACAGCTGTTCGAGCTCGACCGCCCGCTGCGCGAGGCCCGCGACGCCTTCGAGAAAAGCTACTTCGAATTCCACCTCTCGAAGGAAAACGGCAGCATGACCCGCGTGGCCGAGAAGACCGGCCTCGAGCGCACCCACCTCTACCGCAAGCTCAAGCAACTGGGGGTCGACCTGACCCGCAACAAGCGAAACGGCACGCTCTGA
- a CDS encoding YceI family protein: protein MGPVCAAQAQSLPWQLDPQHTQVWWEVKHFGTSTHRGRFDAVEGQLRYDRATGAGELSVTVNTASVTSGVVPLDGILRGEYFFASKDYPKAYYVSRKFRTEGGRLVALDGELTLRDKSTSFTLHAVRFGCYTPPESTREVCGGDFEGELRRSEFGMTYGWPFVEDRVKLVVQVEAAAP from the coding sequence TTGGGCCCTGTCTGCGCCGCCCAAGCACAAAGCCTGCCCTGGCAGCTCGATCCGCAGCACACGCAGGTCTGGTGGGAGGTGAAACACTTCGGCACGTCCACCCACCGCGGACGCTTCGACGCCGTCGAGGGGCAACTGCGGTACGACCGGGCGACGGGCGCCGGCGAACTGTCGGTCACGGTGAACACCGCCTCGGTCACGAGCGGGGTGGTGCCGCTCGACGGCATCCTGCGAGGTGAGTACTTCTTCGCGTCGAAGGACTACCCGAAGGCCTACTACGTGTCCCGGAAGTTCCGCACCGAGGGCGGCCGCCTCGTGGCCCTGGACGGCGAGCTGACGCTGCGCGACAAGTCGACGTCCTTCACCCTCCACGCCGTCCGCTTCGGCTGCTACACCCCGCCGGAGTCCACCCGCGAGGTGTGCGGGGGCGACTTCGAGGGGGAACTGCGCCGCAGCGAATTCGGCATGACCTACGGCTGGCCCTTCGTGGAGGACCGGGTGAAGCTCGTCGTCCAAGTCGAGGCCGCAGCCCCCTGA
- a CDS encoding HipA domain-containing protein, with translation MTHVEAPAAPHALTLWADGRQVATLGYAPLDDRWSLDYAPDWVKVPASFPLSPALPIEPPADGYAAGAVKRFVENLLPEGRALDITATTYKVSKSNIYALISALGTETTGAFRFLQPGEVQPAVAATPPREVTREELNKRLDERDDIPLAVWDGKVRMSIAGVQDKLMVYVDRALDDGGRLYLVEPPLASTHILKPEPEPEPGRPVTPHLVVNEHFCMSLAHRMKLPVADVAIYRTPRPVLVVRRFDREVVQDDQGVKVRRLHIIDACQASDLPATYKYERNLGSGEHVRNVREGVSFEVLFDRVGQTVNKAAARLTLLRWALFQFLIGNCDAHGKNFSFFVRREGLEPAPWYDLVSVAQYPGIDHELAMAWGDAFKLEEVAAFQLADFARRCGVDRRLLQREASRLAKLTTTHAPAQALMPDYVDDGERAFAEQLRDFVLGQAVRLTKLASDAVKIKDEYL, from the coding sequence ATGACGCACGTCGAGGCCCCCGCCGCGCCGCATGCGCTGACCCTGTGGGCCGACGGCCGGCAGGTCGCGACGCTGGGCTACGCCCCGTTGGACGACCGTTGGTCGCTCGACTACGCCCCCGACTGGGTCAAGGTGCCGGCTTCGTTCCCGCTGTCGCCCGCGCTGCCGATCGAGCCACCGGCCGACGGCTACGCCGCCGGCGCCGTCAAGCGTTTCGTTGAGAACCTGCTGCCCGAAGGACGCGCGCTCGACATCACGGCGACGACCTACAAGGTCTCCAAATCGAACATCTATGCGCTTATCAGTGCGCTGGGCACGGAGACCACGGGCGCGTTCCGTTTCCTGCAGCCCGGCGAGGTTCAGCCCGCCGTCGCCGCCACGCCGCCGCGAGAGGTGACCCGCGAGGAGTTGAACAAGCGACTGGACGAGCGCGACGACATTCCGCTGGCGGTCTGGGACGGCAAGGTTCGCATGTCCATCGCTGGCGTCCAGGACAAGCTGATGGTCTATGTGGATCGTGCCTTGGACGACGGCGGCCGCCTGTACCTGGTCGAGCCTCCTTTGGCGTCGACACACATCCTCAAGCCCGAGCCCGAGCCCGAGCCCGGGCGACCCGTGACACCGCATCTGGTGGTCAACGAGCACTTCTGCATGTCCTTGGCCCACCGCATGAAGCTGCCGGTGGCCGATGTCGCCATCTACAGAACGCCCAGGCCGGTCCTGGTGGTCCGTCGCTTTGACCGAGAAGTGGTGCAAGATGACCAAGGGGTCAAGGTCAGGCGTCTGCACATCATCGACGCCTGCCAGGCCTCGGACCTGCCCGCCACCTACAAGTACGAGCGCAACCTCGGGAGCGGGGAGCACGTGCGCAACGTCCGTGAAGGCGTGAGCTTCGAGGTGCTCTTCGACCGTGTGGGGCAAACCGTCAACAAGGCCGCCGCGCGCCTGACCCTGCTCCGGTGGGCGCTGTTCCAGTTCTTGATTGGCAACTGCGACGCGCACGGCAAGAACTTCTCGTTCTTCGTGCGCCGCGAAGGGCTGGAACCCGCACCTTGGTACGACCTGGTGAGCGTGGCGCAGTACCCGGGCATCGACCACGAGCTGGCCATGGCCTGGGGCGACGCGTTCAAGCTGGAGGAGGTGGCGGCGTTTCAGCTGGCCGACTTCGCCAGGCGCTGCGGCGTCGACAGGCGCCTGCTCCAGCGAGAGGCCTCGCGACTGGCCAAGTTGACGACGACGCACGCCCCGGCGCAGGCGTTGATGCCCGACTATGTGGACGACGGTGAGCGCGCGTTCGCCGAACAGCTTCGGGACTTCGTGCTTGGCCAGGCGGTCAGGCTGACGAAGCTGGCCAGTGACGCGGTCAAGATCAAGGACGAATACCTGTAG
- the rsmB gene encoding 16S rRNA (cytosine(967)-C(5))-methyltransferase RsmB → MPLSTLLGHTATALQAVRAGRSLNDVLDRCPPAARPGTQALTFQVLRRLGSAQAARRFLAPKAPPPAVDALLTTALALLWPGDSTGAQYAPHTLVNQAVEAAKQSAKASAPFVNAVLRRFLRDMAAVVEAVERDPVAALNHPQWWIERLRADWPAAWRDVLAADNDHPPMTLRVNARRSTAAAYVERLAAAGLAGTVVGPHAVRLARPAPVNELPGFTDGDVSVQDAAAQLAAPLVIGDGLPPGARVLDACAAPGGKTAHLLELADLDVLALDSDPERLRRVDDTLGRLGLSARTAAADARTPDTWWDGRPFDAILLDAPCSASGIVRRHPDVRWLRRPTDIPALAGTQAAILDALWPLLKPGGRLVYCTCSVFKAEGEAGIDAFLQRQGGLSLVGRPPSPGHLLPRPDNHGDGAAPESGASPDGFYYALLTKPLP, encoded by the coding sequence TTGCCCCTTTCCACCCTGCTCGGGCACACCGCCACCGCGCTGCAGGCGGTGCGCGCCGGCCGTTCGCTGAACGACGTGCTGGACCGCTGCCCCCCTGCGGCCCGCCCGGGCACCCAGGCGCTGACCTTCCAGGTGCTGCGCCGCCTGGGCAGCGCCCAGGCCGCGCGCCGCTTCCTCGCGCCGAAGGCGCCGCCGCCCGCCGTCGACGCGCTGCTGACCACCGCCCTCGCGCTGCTGTGGCCCGGCGACAGCACCGGCGCCCAGTACGCCCCGCACACCCTCGTGAACCAGGCCGTCGAGGCCGCGAAACAGTCCGCCAAAGCCAGCGCGCCGTTCGTCAACGCGGTGCTGCGCCGCTTCCTGCGCGACATGGCGGCCGTGGTCGAGGCCGTCGAGAGGGACCCCGTCGCCGCGCTGAACCACCCGCAGTGGTGGATCGAGCGGCTGCGCGCCGACTGGCCCGCGGCCTGGCGCGACGTGCTGGCCGCCGACAACGATCACCCGCCGATGACCCTGCGGGTGAACGCCCGCCGGTCGACCGCCGCCGCCTACGTCGAGCGGCTGGCCGCGGCCGGTCTCGCGGGCACCGTGGTGGGCCCGCACGCCGTGCGGCTGGCCCGGCCCGCGCCCGTGAACGAGCTGCCGGGATTCACCGACGGCGACGTCTCCGTGCAGGACGCGGCCGCCCAGCTGGCAGCGCCCCTCGTGATCGGCGACGGCCTGCCGCCCGGGGCCCGGGTGCTCGACGCCTGCGCCGCGCCGGGCGGCAAGACGGCCCACCTGCTGGAGCTGGCCGACCTGGACGTGCTGGCCCTCGACAGCGACCCCGAGCGCCTGCGCCGGGTCGACGACACCCTCGGCCGCCTGGGTCTGTCGGCCCGCACGGCGGCCGCCGACGCCCGCACGCCCGACACCTGGTGGGACGGCCGGCCATTCGATGCCATCCTGCTCGACGCCCCGTGCAGCGCCTCGGGCATCGTGCGCCGCCACCCCGACGTGCGCTGGCTGCGCCGCCCGACCGACATCCCGGCGCTGGCCGGGACCCAGGCGGCCATCCTGGACGCCCTGTGGCCGCTGCTCAAGCCGGGGGGCCGGCTCGTCTACTGCACCTGTTCGGTGTTCAAGGCCGAGGGCGAGGCCGGAATCGACGCTTTTTTGCAACGCCAGGGCGGCCTCAGCCTTGTGGGCCGGCCACCTTCTCCCGGCCACCTGCTGCCACGGCCCGACAATCACGGAGACGGTGCGGCGCCCGAATCCGGTGCGTCACCCGACGGCTTCTACTACGCCCTGCTGACCAAACCCTTGCCCTGA
- a CDS encoding DUF4390 domain-containing protein: MHRILWPFLSRWFRHGASRRPGGLRVAAATALWALVLLVGAGAARAEGGVNLTTFELARNDDGLQLTFSAKFELPKSVEDALQKGVPLVFVAEANVFRDRWYWRDKRVNDATRTWRLAYQPLTRKYRVTFGGLNQNHDNLADALASLSSSVNWKIAEPSQLEGDGYYVEFRYELDTSQMPRPMQIGIGGQADWSLRADRMRRLN; encoded by the coding sequence GTGCACCGGATCCTCTGGCCCTTCCTCTCACGGTGGTTCCGCCACGGCGCCTCGCGCCGGCCGGGCGGCCTGCGCGTTGCCGCAGCGACCGCCCTGTGGGCGCTGGTGCTGCTGGTGGGCGCCGGTGCGGCCCGGGCGGAAGGCGGGGTCAACCTGACCACCTTCGAGCTGGCCCGGAACGACGACGGCCTGCAACTCACGTTCTCGGCCAAGTTCGAGCTGCCCAAGAGCGTGGAGGACGCGCTCCAGAAGGGCGTGCCCCTCGTGTTCGTCGCCGAGGCCAACGTCTTCCGGGACCGCTGGTACTGGCGTGACAAGCGCGTCAACGACGCCACCCGCACCTGGCGGCTGGCCTACCAGCCGCTCACGCGGAAGTACCGGGTCACGTTCGGCGGCCTGAACCAGAACCACGACAACCTGGCCGACGCGCTCGCGTCGCTCAGCAGCTCCGTCAACTGGAAGATCGCCGAGCCGTCCCAGCTCGAGGGCGACGGGTACTACGTCGAGTTCCGCTACGAACTCGACACGAGCCAGATGCCCCGGCCGATGCAGATCGGCATCGGCGGGCAGGCCGACTGGTCCCTGCGTGCCGATCGCATGCGCCGGCTGAATTGA
- the folE gene encoding GTP cyclohydrolase I, whose protein sequence is MSGEPTAPIFRSEAELASLSASERIRYRLVGADCRYHANDNIAAFIRPGEMDELRTEVEAKMQEVLKALVIDTESDHNTNETARRVAKMFLTEVFAGRYVPMPLVTEFPNAERLNELMIVGPVTVRSACSHHLCPIMGKVWIGILPNEHSNLIGLSKYARICDWIMSRPQIQEEAVTMLANELQERVKPDGLAIVMEADHFCMQWRGVKDIDSKMINSVMRGAFLKDANLRREFLSLIGQRN, encoded by the coding sequence ATGTCCGGCGAACCCACCGCCCCCATCTTCCGCAGCGAGGCCGAGCTGGCGTCGCTCAGCGCGTCCGAGCGCATCCGCTACCGCCTGGTCGGCGCCGACTGCCGCTACCACGCGAACGACAACATCGCGGCGTTCATCCGCCCGGGCGAGATGGACGAGCTGCGCACCGAGGTCGAGGCGAAGATGCAGGAGGTGCTCAAGGCCCTCGTGATCGACACCGAGAGCGACCACAACACGAACGAGACCGCCCGCCGCGTCGCGAAGATGTTCCTGACCGAGGTGTTCGCCGGCCGCTACGTGCCCATGCCGCTCGTCACCGAGTTCCCGAACGCCGAGCGCCTGAACGAGCTGATGATCGTGGGCCCGGTCACCGTGCGCAGCGCCTGCTCGCACCACCTGTGCCCGATCATGGGCAAGGTGTGGATCGGCATCCTGCCGAACGAACACTCGAACCTGATCGGCCTGTCGAAGTACGCCCGCATCTGCGACTGGATCATGAGCCGCCCGCAGATCCAGGAGGAGGCGGTGACGATGCTCGCGAACGAACTGCAGGAGCGGGTCAAGCCCGACGGCCTGGCGATCGTGATGGAGGCCGATCACTTCTGCATGCAGTGGCGCGGCGTCAAGGACATCGACTCCAAGATGATCAACAGCGTCATGCGCGGCGCGTTCCTGAAGGACGCGAACCTGCGCCGCGAGTTCCTCTCGCTGATCGGCCAGCGGAACTGA